Proteins from a genomic interval of Methanofastidiosum sp.:
- a CDS encoding thioredoxin family protein, which yields MNIKVLGSGCPTCKNLYEKIKKLSEEGKINAKVEYSSDINDLINEGIMGSPAILIDGKVVKIGNPSDQELNKILGIN from the coding sequence ATGAATATTAAAGTTTTAGGAAGTGGTTGTCCAACATGTAAGAACTTATATGAAAAAATTAAGAAACTATCTGAAGAAGGCAAGATAAACGCCAAAGTTGAATACAGTTCTGATATAAATGATCTAATAAATGAAGGAATCATGGGAAGCCCTGCAATTCTTATTGATGGAAAAGTAGTAAAAATTGGAAATCCTTCAGACCAAGAGCTGAATAAAATATTAGGAATTAATTAA
- a CDS encoding arsenate reductase ArsC — protein MKKKILFVCTHNSARSQLAEGLVNNLCFHKYQAFSAGSTPSIVNTFAIEVLREMGIDIADHYSKSLNEFEDQYFDYVVTVCNNAKDNCPFFPGSNEYVHKSFQDPSSVDGTYQDKLDAFRKSRDEIKQWILEFFCDSNI, from the coding sequence ATGAAAAAGAAAATATTATTTGTATGCACGCACAACTCTGCAAGATCTCAACTTGCCGAAGGACTAGTTAATAATCTATGTTTTCATAAATACCAAGCATTTAGTGCGGGTTCTACTCCCTCTATAGTGAATACTTTTGCCATTGAAGTATTGAGAGAAATGGGAATTGATATCGCAGATCACTATTCAAAAAGTTTAAATGAATTTGAAGATCAATATTTTGATTATGTAGTTACTGTTTGTAACAATGCTAAGGATAATTGTCCATTCTTCCCCGGCTCAAATGAGTATGTACATAAGAGTTTTCAAGACCCATCTTCAGTCGATGGAACTTATCAAGACAAACTTGATGCATTTAGAAAATCTAGAGATGAAATAAAACAATGGATTCTAGAATTCTTCTGTGATTCTAATATCTAA
- a CDS encoding helix-turn-helix transcriptional regulator: MPIDEKRNISLLKAMGETTRYKILSILVSGERCACEIPGLIKRSQPNTSMHLAKLQDLGIIQSRRDGKRILYSIKDPRVRKILEIINK; the protein is encoded by the coding sequence ATGCCTATTGATGAAAAAAGAAATATTTCACTTCTTAAAGCAATGGGAGAAACCACCCGATACAAAATTCTAAGTATTCTCGTTTCTGGGGAGAGGTGTGCTTGTGAAATTCCTGGATTAATAAAAAGGTCTCAACCTAATACGTCTATGCATCTAGCAAAACTTCAAGATTTAGGGATTATCCAATCTAGGAGAGATGGCAAAAGAATCCTTTACTCCATTAAAGACCCTAGGGTAAGAAAAATATTAGAAATAATAAATAAATAG
- a CDS encoding carboxymuconolactone decarboxylase family protein translates to MRMLEEFFPEFTKKLDEMDELYKEKRTIDEKTYQFICFALSIKARSKPCVLKHFKGALDAGATVKELSYIFALVMREAAGADDCWTHDVIGEWREILKGNINCECKK, encoded by the coding sequence TTGAGAATGTTAGAAGAATTTTTTCCTGAATTTACAAAAAAATTAGATGAAATGGATGAACTCTATAAAGAAAAAAGAACAATAGATGAAAAAACATACCAATTCATTTGTTTTGCCCTTTCTATTAAGGCCAGATCAAAACCATGTGTATTAAAACACTTCAAAGGTGCTCTTGACGCCGGTGCCACAGTCAAAGAACTTAGTTATATTTTTGCCCTAGTCATGAGAGAAGCCGCAGGCGCTGATGATTGTTGGACTCACGACGTTATAGGAGAATGGAGAGAAATCCTTAAAGGCAATATAAACTGTGAATGCAAAAAATAA
- a CDS encoding permease — MKDKTFFLLLILFFLGLYFMPINNPIFKESLYSAFFLLHDYARLHVLTCLVPAMFIAGAISIFVKKDVVLKYLGSESSKLYSYSIASVSGSILAVCSCTILPLFASIRKRGAGLGPAITFLFSGPAINIAAIFLTFSVLGFSIGLARVVSAVGLSIIVGLSMALIFKEKSEGGPLYFEESSEVSVSSRVLIAFFFSLVMILVVNGLTIGTTLKYSIMVLLALVVAFITLFKLSRETSKSWLNETWFFGKTLIPLLFMGVFVAGFIMPLIPQQLIEQIVGKNNIFGNLIASIFGAFMYFSTLTEIPILQALISKGMSNGPALALLLSGPSLSLPNMLVIRRVLGSKRTLVYVLLVILYSTVAGLIFGNLVY; from the coding sequence ATGAAGGATAAAACATTTTTCTTACTCTTGATCTTATTTTTCTTAGGATTATATTTCATGCCAATAAATAATCCTATTTTTAAAGAATCATTATATAGTGCCTTTTTCCTTTTACATGATTATGCAAGACTACACGTTCTCACTTGTTTGGTCCCTGCAATGTTTATTGCGGGTGCGATAAGTATTTTTGTTAAAAAAGACGTCGTATTAAAATATCTAGGAAGCGAATCTAGTAAACTCTATTCATATTCAATTGCTTCTGTTTCAGGATCCATTCTTGCCGTATGCTCTTGTACCATTCTACCTTTATTTGCGTCAATTAGGAAAAGGGGCGCAGGATTAGGGCCTGCCATAACTTTCTTATTTTCTGGACCTGCAATAAATATAGCGGCCATATTCCTTACATTTAGCGTATTGGGATTTTCAATTGGTCTTGCAAGAGTTGTTTCTGCTGTTGGGCTTTCAATAATAGTCGGACTATCGATGGCACTAATATTTAAAGAAAAATCTGAAGGTGGGCCTCTTTATTTTGAAGAAAGTTCCGAAGTTTCAGTTTCTTCAAGAGTTCTCATTGCCTTCTTTTTCTCCTTGGTAATGATTTTAGTCGTGAATGGATTAACGATTGGGACAACTTTGAAATATTCAATAATGGTATTACTTGCATTAGTAGTTGCATTTATTACACTTTTCAAATTATCTAGAGAAACTTCTAAATCGTGGCTAAATGAAACTTGGTTCTTTGGGAAAACTTTAATCCCTCTTCTCTTCATGGGAGTCTTTGTTGCCGGATTTATAATGCCATTAATACCCCAGCAATTAATAGAGCAAATTGTAGGTAAAAATAATATTTTCGGAAACTTAATTGCATCTATCTTTGGGGCTTTCATGTATTTCTCTACTTTGACTGAAATCCCAATTTTGCAAGCTCTTATTTCAAAAGGGATGTCTAATGGGCCAGCGTTAGCCTTATTATTGTCAGGGCCAAGTTTAAGTTTACCTAACATGCTCGTGATCAGGCGAGTTTTAGGTTCAAAAAGAACTTTAGTTTATGTATTATTAGTCATACTATATTCCACTGTAGCTGGACTAATATTTGGAAATCTTGTGTATTAA
- a CDS encoding sulfite exporter TauE/SafE family protein, which translates to MSLLESLGQSNIPLIASFFIGLMTAISPCPLATNITAIAYTSRKIGNSKHTLLVGILYTIGRMIVYIGIAAVIVWIGISTFSISITLQKYGKVLLGPLLLILGILMLNIFNTSFGKSSDKINKIRESLSEKGFIGSLLLGMLFALAFCPISGVFYFGMLIPLALQNSDPIVIPSIFAIATGLPVIVFSLLLAFSVSKIGDVMKKVQTFEKWMRKAVAIIFISVGIYYLFLI; encoded by the coding sequence ATGTCATTGTTAGAATCATTAGGCCAAAGCAATATTCCATTGATTGCCTCATTTTTCATAGGACTAATGACCGCCATAAGTCCGTGCCCACTTGCAACTAATATAACTGCCATTGCATATACTTCTAGAAAAATTGGGAATAGTAAACACACTTTACTTGTTGGAATATTATATACTATTGGGAGGATGATTGTTTATATCGGAATTGCCGCCGTTATTGTTTGGATCGGAATTAGCACATTTTCAATTTCAATTACTCTTCAAAAGTATGGAAAAGTATTGTTGGGCCCACTTTTACTAATACTCGGTATTTTAATGCTTAATATCTTCAATACAAGTTTTGGAAAAAGTAGTGACAAAATCAACAAAATTAGAGAATCTTTATCAGAAAAAGGATTTATTGGTAGTCTATTATTAGGAATGCTATTTGCTTTAGCCTTCTGTCCAATAAGCGGTGTTTTTTATTTTGGCATGCTTATACCATTGGCCCTTCAGAATAGTGATCCTATTGTTATTCCCTCAATATTTGCAATTGCAACGGGATTACCAGTTATAGTATTCTCGCTTCTCCTAGCTTTTAGTGTTTCAAAGATCGGAGATGTAATGAAAAAAGTTCAAACTTTTGAAAAATGGATGAGAAAAGCCGTTGCAATAATATTTATCTCTGTTGGGATATATTATTTATTTCTTATATAA